One genomic window of Panulirus ornatus isolate Po-2019 chromosome 14, ASM3632096v1, whole genome shotgun sequence includes the following:
- the LOC139753248 gene encoding uncharacterized protein isoform X1, whose translation MMEIPTFHLPAQIMMDDDPSLVRIPENLIKMTDMEQGPFSVKGENISSKITLKTGKELEMGNDCVSNENIRYPMLQDSFEPSDSELTVLSEHYIEDMIRTLPSTNAVDSDISDETQFSDSVTNGEFFGIYVLPSERRKNSPYLVKGKAITTKNMTPVKFIVSGVKATQQVCVSMRYIDEFYENEAVRPCRNHQDWKEKSNTSNFNFYITTACSYVITESGHPTAVLNIQGKNTAGDGTIRFSVVFLCLNSCEPHRLRGKRMKLVITLNDHTSSSLVGEEHFTIRACKNVKRDHKEKSAYAMKHKNSPAEEDQGEDLPRIIKVEHKSFEESCLSCDTSKGRNDDAPRKITFQMKSREDEDLILNLIDRLDGVKWFTN comes from the exons ATGAT GGAGATCCCAACTTTTCATCTGCCTGCTCAAATCATGATGGATGATGATCCTAGTTTGGTCAGAATACCTGAAAATTTAATAAAAATGACAGACATGGAACAGGGGCCTTTTAGTGTAAAAGGGGAAAACATCAGTAGTAAGATAACACTCAAGACTGGAAAAGAATTAGAAATGGGAaatgattgtgtaagtaatgaaaatatTAGATATCCAATGCTTCAAGATTCATTTGAACCTTCTGATTCTGAACTTACTGTGTTAAGTGAACATTATATAGAGGATATGATTCGCACCTTGCCAAGCACAAATGCAGTTGATTCAGATATCAGTGATGAGACTCAATTCAGTGACAGTGTTACAAACGGAGAGTTCTTTGGAATCTATGTACTTCCATCAGAGAGAAGGAAGAACTCTCCATACTTG gtAAAGGGAAAAGCCATAACTACAAAGAACATGACTCCAGTGAAGTTTATTGTTTCTGGGGTAAAAGCTACACAGCAAGTCTGTGTATCCATGAGATACATAGATGAATTCTATGAGAATGAAGCAGTAAGACCTTGTAGAAATCATCAAGATTGGAAAGAAAAATCAAATACCAGTAATTTTAATTTTTACATAACTACAGCTTGTAGTTATGTTATAACTGAATCAGGTCATCCAACTGCTGTATTAAATATCCAAGGAAAAAACACTGCTGGTGATGGAACCATCAGATTTTCTGTAGTCTTCCTGTGTTTGAATTCATGTGAACCTCATAGATTAAGAGGAAAGAGGATGAAACTTGTCATCACTCTGAATGACCATACTAG CTCTTCATTAGTAGGGGAAGAACATTTCACCATACGTGCATGTAAAAACGTAAAACGTGATCACAAAGAGAAGAGTGCATATGCCATGAAACACAAAAATTCGCCAGCAGAGGAAGATCAGGGAGAG GATCTTCCGAGAATCATTAAGGTTGAGCATAAAAGTTTTGAAGAGTCATGTCTCTCCTGTGACACCTCTAAAGGGAGAAATGATGATGCACCAAGGAAAATTACA TTTCAGATGAAATCCAGGGAAGATGAAGACCTAATCCTCAATTTGATTGACAGACTGGATGGAGTTAAATGGTTTACCAATTAA
- the LOC139753248 gene encoding uncharacterized protein isoform X2, with translation MMEIPTFHLPAQIMMDDDPSLVRIPENLIKMTDMEQGPFSVKGENISSKITLKTGKELEMGNDCVSNENIRYPMLQDSFEPSDSELTVLSEHYIEDMIRTLPSTNAVDSDISDETQFSDSVTNGEFFGIYVLPSERRKNSPYLVKGKAITTKNMTPVKFIVSGVKATQQVCVSMRYIDEFYENEAVRPCRNHQDWKEKSNTSNFNFYITTACSYVITESGHPTAVLNIQGKNTAGDGTIRFSVVFLCLNSCEPHRLRGKRMKLVITLNDHTSSSLVGEEHFTIRACKNVKRDHKEKSAYAMKHKNSPAEEDQGEDLPRIIKVEHKSFEESCLSCDTSKGRNDDAPRKITIVDSPRM, from the exons ATGAT GGAGATCCCAACTTTTCATCTGCCTGCTCAAATCATGATGGATGATGATCCTAGTTTGGTCAGAATACCTGAAAATTTAATAAAAATGACAGACATGGAACAGGGGCCTTTTAGTGTAAAAGGGGAAAACATCAGTAGTAAGATAACACTCAAGACTGGAAAAGAATTAGAAATGGGAaatgattgtgtaagtaatgaaaatatTAGATATCCAATGCTTCAAGATTCATTTGAACCTTCTGATTCTGAACTTACTGTGTTAAGTGAACATTATATAGAGGATATGATTCGCACCTTGCCAAGCACAAATGCAGTTGATTCAGATATCAGTGATGAGACTCAATTCAGTGACAGTGTTACAAACGGAGAGTTCTTTGGAATCTATGTACTTCCATCAGAGAGAAGGAAGAACTCTCCATACTTG gtAAAGGGAAAAGCCATAACTACAAAGAACATGACTCCAGTGAAGTTTATTGTTTCTGGGGTAAAAGCTACACAGCAAGTCTGTGTATCCATGAGATACATAGATGAATTCTATGAGAATGAAGCAGTAAGACCTTGTAGAAATCATCAAGATTGGAAAGAAAAATCAAATACCAGTAATTTTAATTTTTACATAACTACAGCTTGTAGTTATGTTATAACTGAATCAGGTCATCCAACTGCTGTATTAAATATCCAAGGAAAAAACACTGCTGGTGATGGAACCATCAGATTTTCTGTAGTCTTCCTGTGTTTGAATTCATGTGAACCTCATAGATTAAGAGGAAAGAGGATGAAACTTGTCATCACTCTGAATGACCATACTAG CTCTTCATTAGTAGGGGAAGAACATTTCACCATACGTGCATGTAAAAACGTAAAACGTGATCACAAAGAGAAGAGTGCATATGCCATGAAACACAAAAATTCGCCAGCAGAGGAAGATCAGGGAGAG GATCTTCCGAGAATCATTAAGGTTGAGCATAAAAGTTTTGAAGAGTCATGTCTCTCCTGTGACACCTCTAAAGGGAGAAATGATGATGCACCAAGGAAAATTACA attGTAGATTCTCCCAGGATGTAA